One window from the genome of Pseudoalteromonas sp. '520P1 No. 423' encodes:
- a CDS encoding transposase — MKAYPTSVFANLYHQRWGVEEDYKVLKSRINIENYSSVSVEGVLQDLHAKLLTKNLAACAIHYAKRKIKKPKNNRSYDYKINFTFAIIS, encoded by the coding sequence CTGAAAGCTTATCCAACTTCTGTTTTTGCTAATTTATATCACCAACGATGGGGAGTTGAAGAAGATTATAAAGTATTAAAAAGTCGAATTAATATTGAGAATTATTCTAGTGTTTCCGTTGAAGGTGTTTTACAAGACTTACATGCTAAGCTGCTGACTAAAAACCTTGCTGCTTGTGCCATCCATTATGCAAAACGAAAAATAAAGAAGCCTAAAAACAACAGGAGCTATGATTATAAAATTAACTTCACCTTTGCAATAATCAGCTAA
- a CDS encoding DUF4277 domain-containing protein, with protein MASYSTKGLGYLGLISGMNKKLSIAKLIDNTLPEHSDDKFIYYGQLVEAMILNGFGFVGRTLHIYRKYLNNAILSPYK; from the coding sequence ATGGCGTCGTATTCAACAAAAGGTCTTGGTTATTTAGGTTTGATTTCTGGCATGAACAAAAAGCTTAGTATTGCCAAGTTAATTGATAACACACTCCCTGAGCACAGTGATGACAAGTTTATTTATTACGGTCAGCTTGTTGAAGCCATGATTTTAAATGGGTTTGGTTTTGTTGGGCGTACCTTGCATATATATCGGAAATACCTAAATAACGCCATATTGAGCCCCTATAAGTAA
- a CDS encoding transposase, whose translation MNSDVFQAWLTQDLLPKISNDAVIVMDNASFHKREDIFDAIDEHGGTLEFLPPYSPDLNPIEKKWTQVKVIEELNAVVLMPYLRRKWIMPIYIDPAITKNKLCSKLIPVINEDA comes from the coding sequence ATCAACTCAGACGTATTCCAAGCATGGCTAACCCAAGATTTACTCCCTAAAATATCTAATGATGCAGTGATTGTCATGGACAATGCTTCGTTTCATAAAAGAGAGGATATTTTTGATGCTATTGATGAGCATGGAGGCACATTGGAATTTTTACCGCCATACAGTCCTGACTTGAATCCAATAGAAAAGAAGTGGACACAAGTTAAAGTTATAGAAGAGCTAAACGCTGTAGTCTTGATGCCTTATTTACGACGCAAATGGATCATGCCAATTTATATTGATCCGGCTATAACCAAAAATAAGCTCTGCTCTAAACTTATACCTGTGATCAATGAAGATGCTTGA
- a CDS encoding SpoIIE family protein phosphatase, translating into MRLLIAYKILFIGLVGVIGILINILFNYQVSESNRISLSNISNLHIPIVDNINHSILKLKQIKGSLTIAVSTGEVELIGDIEELQNPLEQGLFRIAEIDASYKEYIDKSVIDLRRYILLATEVSIKIINEEEFTSVEEQMILEMNDLYNELLGSLEESRHVLSNRFSDVVEEASVATKRSIYINLFIAVISAVIIFITALAISKSISTTIQRVISSMKKLTEENSGFESRIENKTSDEIGDLVKCFNSFVVSMSKIFIKIEQEKWLKTGIAELNANISDERDTTQFGDRVLQFMANYISANIGCFYIKKHSEEQDFYQLVSSYGCNGEKELLPKFSDGEGVIGQATFDKEVKIIDDVPGYNINVKTATIKSDNLTVVIIPLLFQNSVIAVIEFAFLSRLSKDQKLFIKASLEPISQRLYALTSRINTEKLLVKTQKQTDELESTHKKMTDSINYASLIQHSIIPEEKEFKSVFTDYFTLWTPRDVIGGDIYLFSDIPNRHEYLLMVIDCTGHGVPGAFVTMLVKAIERQIIGKISQDPNIKISPGWILGYFNKTLKKLLHQEDSKSVSNAGFDGGVLLYNKDDNSIKYAGAELPLMYIQNGQMNQIKGDRQSVGYRTSDTSFIYKEHDIKIDQDTFVYLTTDGYIDQNGGAKMFPFGKKKLQKALLDIYQLPFNEQKNILIEKNIEYKKSEETTDDLTVIGLKFCPS; encoded by the coding sequence ATGCGTCTTTTAATTGCTTATAAAATTTTATTTATTGGGTTAGTTGGAGTAATAGGAATTTTAATAAACATACTATTTAATTACCAAGTCAGTGAATCTAACAGAATTAGTTTGTCAAATATTTCTAATCTACATATACCAATTGTAGACAATATAAATCACTCAATATTAAAACTTAAACAAATTAAAGGTTCATTGACCATCGCAGTATCAACTGGAGAAGTTGAATTAATAGGAGATATAGAAGAATTACAAAATCCATTAGAGCAAGGATTATTTAGAATTGCTGAAATTGATGCATCATATAAAGAATATATCGATAAATCGGTAATTGATTTACGTCGTTATATATTATTGGCGACAGAAGTGTCAATTAAAATCATTAATGAAGAAGAGTTTACGTCAGTTGAAGAGCAAATGATTCTTGAAATGAATGATTTATACAATGAATTATTGGGTTCTCTTGAGGAATCAAGGCATGTTTTAAGTAATCGTTTTTCTGATGTCGTTGAAGAAGCAAGCGTCGCAACTAAGCGCTCTATTTATATAAATTTATTTATAGCTGTTATCTCGGCAGTAATTATTTTCATCACTGCCCTCGCTATTTCTAAATCTATTTCTACTACCATTCAAAGAGTGATTAGTAGTATGAAAAAATTAACTGAAGAAAACTCAGGCTTTGAATCTAGAATAGAGAATAAAACGAGTGATGAAATTGGCGATTTAGTTAAGTGTTTTAATTCATTTGTTGTAAGTATGAGCAAGATTTTTATAAAAATAGAACAGGAAAAGTGGCTTAAAACAGGGATTGCAGAACTCAATGCAAATATTAGTGATGAACGCGATACAACACAATTTGGAGATCGCGTTTTGCAATTTATGGCTAATTATATTTCAGCAAACATAGGCTGTTTTTATATAAAAAAACATAGTGAAGAACAGGACTTTTATCAATTAGTGTCATCTTATGGATGTAACGGTGAAAAAGAATTATTACCTAAATTTAGTGATGGAGAAGGTGTTATCGGGCAAGCTACTTTTGATAAGGAAGTTAAGATTATAGATGACGTACCTGGCTATAATATAAATGTGAAAACAGCAACCATAAAAAGTGACAACCTGACTGTTGTAATAATCCCATTACTTTTTCAGAACAGTGTCATAGCAGTGATTGAATTTGCTTTTCTGTCACGACTTTCAAAAGATCAAAAGCTTTTTATTAAAGCTTCTTTAGAGCCGATAAGTCAACGTTTATATGCGTTAACATCGAGAATTAATACAGAAAAATTGTTAGTGAAAACACAGAAACAAACGGATGAACTTGAGTCAACCCATAAAAAAATGACTGATAGTATTAATTATGCATCATTAATTCAGCACTCAATAATCCCTGAAGAAAAAGAGTTTAAATCAGTTTTTACCGATTATTTTACCTTGTGGACGCCTAGGGATGTGATTGGTGGTGATATATATCTTTTTAGTGATATTCCCAATCGGCATGAATATCTTTTAATGGTTATTGATTGTACTGGTCATGGTGTACCAGGGGCATTCGTGACTATGCTCGTCAAAGCTATTGAGAGACAAATTATCGGTAAAATCAGTCAAGACCCTAATATAAAAATTAGTCCAGGTTGGATATTGGGTTATTTTAATAAAACATTAAAAAAACTTTTACACCAAGAAGATAGTAAAAGCGTTAGTAATGCAGGTTTTGATGGCGGTGTACTCCTCTATAATAAAGATGATAATTCAATCAAGTATGCGGGTGCAGAGTTACCATTGATGTATATCCAAAACGGTCAAATGAATCAAATTAAAGGCGATCGACAATCTGTTGGTTATAGAACCAGTGATACTTCATTTATATATAAAGAACATGATATTAAAATAGATCAAGATACATTTGTTTATCTCACAACTGATGGTTATATAGATCAAAATGGCGGTGCAAAAATGTTTCCTTTTGGTAAGAAAAAACTTCAAAAAGCATTGCTAGACATATATCAACTCCCATTTAATGAGCAAAAAAATATATTGATAGAAAAAAATATAGAATATAAAAAATCAGAGGAAACAACCGATGACTTGACAGTAATAGGGTTAAAGTTTTGTCCTTCTTAA
- a CDS encoding transposase encodes MRIMRSQEQWQSIIKDQQSSGLTIIDYCRQHKLSLTSFYAHRKKLNVTQSGFIRAKVTHKLSLKHANLRILISVLEMQRLPSQIQSQLHILLNYCESLPNENVC; translated from the coding sequence ATGAGAATTATGCGCAGCCAAGAACAATGGCAATCTATTATTAAAGATCAACAATCTAGTGGTTTAACCATTATTGATTATTGTCGCCAGCATAAACTCTCACTTACTAGCTTTTATGCTCACCGTAAAAAACTAAATGTAACGCAATCTGGATTTATTCGCGCTAAAGTGACGCACAAGTTGAGTTTGAAACACGCCAACCTGAGAATATTAATCTCTGTGTTGGAAATGCAACGCTTACCTTCCCAAATTCAATCCCAGCTTCATATCTTGCTCAACTATTGCGAGAGTTTGCCCAATGAAAATGTTTGTTGA
- the tnpB gene encoding IS66 family insertion sequence element accessory protein TnpB (TnpB, as the term is used for proteins encoded by IS66 family insertion elements, is considered an accessory protein, since TnpC, encoded by a neighboring gene, is a DDE family transposase.) encodes MKMFVDVPKVFLHRDFVDFRKSINGLVGIVEYELTRDAYTGALFVFCNKAKDKLKILYWDKTGFALWYKRLEKQKFKWPSKISTQEFTLSSEQLQWLLSGYDVLGHEPLHYQSQI; translated from the coding sequence ATGAAAATGTTTGTTGATGTGCCGAAGGTGTTTTTACATCGTGATTTTGTCGATTTTAGAAAATCCATCAATGGACTCGTTGGTATTGTGGAATATGAACTTACTCGTGATGCTTATACTGGTGCGTTATTTGTATTTTGCAATAAAGCCAAAGATAAACTCAAAATCCTGTATTGGGATAAAACTGGCTTTGCACTGTGGTACAAGCGACTTGAGAAACAAAAGTTCAAATGGCCTAGCAAAATATCGACTCAAGAATTTACATTGAGTTCAGAGCAGCTTCAATGGTTATTATCAGGATATGATGTACTTGGTCATGAACCATTACATTATCAATCACAGATCTAG